TATGACAAAGATGGGTAAAGTGGAGGGAGTTACAATCATATACCAGGGATATATATTTGCAAGTCCTCAGCTTTTGGTTTGTCAGTGGCGAGTACAACACCTTCCCACCAACCATCGTTCCACCATGCATCCACAGCTTCACCAATTGTAAGGTCAAAGTCTGCTATTTTAGCATCAGGAGGAGCAGGCCGGATTGTTGGGCGGTTGGATGACCTCATACCAAGCTTATCAGACATAGCAGGTTTCAAAGCCGGCACCCATTCCtatgaggaaaaaaaaaaacaattaagcgACAAACATAAGATTGTAACAGAAATAATTTCCAATAAATAGCCATTTGCTGTGGAAGTAAATACATACCTCAAGGTTTCCGTATCCATCCTCGTCCTCTATATCATCATACTGGAGTTTCACCTGTTTTCTTGATACTTGGAGGACAGTGCACCTAAACCAGCAGCCTCTAATACCACTATCTTGACAAAGAAACTCTATTTTTGCATCAGGCTTAATCACTCCATTACAACAAGGAAAGCTTTTCCCTGAGGCCTCAAGTTTGAGTCTTTTACATGAAGATTCATATGCTGTTAACAGATGGTCAGACATCATTCTCGCTTGTTTCTTCTTGCTCCTCTCAGCGCCAACCATCATCACATTATCACCCTCACTCCACTGTTCATCTTCCTCTCTATTCATCCCACAGACTACAGGACCACCAGCTTCCACGGAACTCAAGCAAGACATTATCGGTTGGTCCAAATACCCACGCAATTTACTCAAGTCAAAAGGTTTGATTTTGTTCTTCTTGAGTTGCCGATAGCACATGTGAACCCTTGCCAGTAGAGAATTAGGAAAAGAAGCTACACACTCCTCGTAATGCTCACGGGTCAAAACAGTGGCAGGACCGTCGACACATTCTGCACTGATGACCTGAGAGTGAGGGGTGATGAAAACCTCCTTTGGGTGTGGGTTTTTGAGAGCAACTGCACCCTTGACTTCTTTTGTGTGGTGAAACCACCTCACTCTGACCTTTTTTAGGCCACGCTTGTCCTCATACATATCCTCCAGATACGCAACGTACAGGTCGTCCGCTTTGCTCATCACAAAGACAAAAGACTGAACCTAAAAATCCCAAAAGAAGAATTCAAGTGAGTACAGAGCCATGATAACAGATCCAAACACAATGAAGTTTTAAACTTACCCCTATAGTTATCCCATTTCTACAGAATGATGGGTAATGTTTGAGTTGTTTACCACACATCCAGGAAGTTCCTGACCACATAATCTCCCAATTGTGAACCCTCAAGTTTATGGGAAACCTGAcctgtgaaaaaaaaaaaagatttttcatCAGTATCACAGGAGAGAAAGTGAAGTAGCTTATTGTCTAAAGCAATATCACATCACCTCTTCAGTTGCTTGAGCTCGCTGAACAGCAAATCCACTGCCTGGAAACTCAGGAGATCCATTAGATTCCCCCGAATCACATTTTGGTGACTCTGTAGAACAAATGAAAGTAAAATAATCggttataaaaatagaaaaga
This genomic stretch from Raphanus sativus cultivar WK10039 chromosome 3, ASM80110v3, whole genome shotgun sequence harbors:
- the LOC108847416 gene encoding uncharacterized protein LOC108847416, translated to MFENDRHFVEWKEHFVSQERGNRVVHYFLKDSMGESILAVVGTERSVRHMFYVVSEDFVRVYGSENSIHSGFKWRSRREVVDWLTSMLSKQNTQGNWSKSPKCDSGESNGSPEFPGSGFAVQRAQATEEVRFPINLRVHNWEIMWSGTSWMCGKQLKHYPSFCRNGITIGVQSFVFVMSKADDLYVAYLEDMYEDKRGLKKVRVRWFHHTKEVKGAVALKNPHPKEVFITPHSQVISAECVDGPATVLTREHYEECVASFPNSLLARVHMCYRQLKKNKIKPFDLSKLRGYLDQPIMSCLSSVEAGGPVVCGMNREEDEQWSEGDNVMMVGAERSKKKQARMMSDHLLTAYESSCKRLKLEASGKSFPCCNGVIKPDAKIEFLCQDSGIRGCWFRCTVLQVSRKQVKLQYDDIEDEDGYGNLEEWVPALKPAMSDKLGMRSSNRPTIRPAPPDAKIADFDLTIGEAVDAWWNDGWWEGVVLATDKPKAEDLQIYIPGEKLCLTVHRKDVRISRDWVGDRWVDINPKPEILSLVASDISPEAKLSMSSTTAKDAKAKPITMPELAEDRGDSLLGEQNEEHKDDGVVKENDESRLSKEEDKVVGSNQTTTYVNHEKTVQEHKEDDVNLNDEKTRKSESDFTLSETITTLVTT